In the Lepidochelys kempii isolate rLepKem1 chromosome 4, rLepKem1.hap2, whole genome shotgun sequence genome, AGGAAACTGGAGCGAGCAATTCTGCTCAAGTGATTAAGAGGGCTCTCTCGTTATGTTAGCGAAATATATGTATCCTATTATTCAGCTGGTAAAACTGACTCATTCATTTAGCAAGGGAGATGGAAAGCACAAGTTGGTAATTCTCAGTTTAGAGAACAGCCCTCCTTATTTCAAATCATTTATCCAACAGTTACAATTAATTCTGGGACAAGGTGGATAGACAAACCTAAACAAGAAAttggggaggagttgagggagagcATGAAAAGTGAGATGAACTCCCTTCTGTCTTTGGGACAGGTACTTTCATTCCTAGGCATCTCACAGTTGCTGAGAGTGGAATAGCAAATCAAGCTCTCCACATCTCCACTGATACCTGGGGGGGTTTTCAGCAAACGGTGAGGTGGCTAAAATATTGTGAAGTTCTGCGGAGAATCAGGATAACCATTCAGTTGAAGTCCAGTATAGATATTTGACTATGCTTAGTGGTTCAATTCCATGGCTGAGTGAGAATGACCAGTCTCTAGGTGTTTTGGATGTTCCTTGCACAGAGAAGAGAGAAGGGAAATAGAGAACTTGGGGAAAGGtagaagacaaaggaaaagtACTGTAGTAAAAAGGAGGAAGGGAAGCAGGAAGAAACTGATCAAATCTGTAAAAACATTGGGATGGTTTACAAAGGAAGAAAACCCATTCAGCTGTTTATGCGCTCTACAGCATATCAGCCTTTGTTTCGGTACAGTCAGCTAATAAACACTTGCATTCAGGATCATGCTGAAAACTGGCTTTTGTCTGCCAAGGTAAAGGCTAGGAACAACAATCCACAAAGGAGCCGTTGGGGAGCAGACACTCACGCCTTGCACACAGCCACCTCGTCCCCCGTCGCGTTAGCAGCTGAAGTGAAGCACCAGTATAGCAGGTAGCACACGTACAAAACTTGTCAATGCGCACTGAATGCTTACGAGAATTGTCAGAGGGGCGCTGAAGCAAACACCCACAGTCTGGCTCCAGTCCTTACACCTCTCTTATCACCATCCCTCCAAAGAAAAGCAGCAATAATAGGAGAATATGACTACGTGATAATGAACCCAGACTTGCCCATCTGCTCTCGAAACCGTCGCCCAACAACAAGCAATGGAGGCTGTGGGAAAGCAGCGTGAATAGAAAAACGAGCCCTAATCACAGATCTACAGACCAACCACCTGGGTTCACCATGCCACATAAGATACGAGTCACAGCGAACCACATCAAAACCTTACACGGGCAATGCAATTACTTACTTCACAAATGGAAAATGGACAGCCTGATACACAAATGTGGAGAAAACACCCAAATCATGAAACATCTAGTGAGCCGCTGCCCTCTAAGAGCCTTTTCTACAGGGACACCTTGATTCATTCCATGGCACTGGAGGCTAATAGAGTGGATGACAAACTTGGACATCGACCTTTAATGTTGCTTTTCAAGTGGCCATATGAAAGAAGAGGACTTATTTTTGGAATCTTAAAATTTGAGCTTTGTCTCTTCGTGGCAGCTAGGGCCTTGGGTCAGTTCCCCAGAATATCCCCTCTTCCTCTAACCAAACCTGGCACATCTCAATCCAAGACGCAGGAATTAAGCTTGGCAAACAAAAGCATGAGAGGGGCAAGTTCCTATCAGAATATGCtctgtttgaatttttttggttAACTGGTACCAACGTTGAAGTTGCTGTACTTGAATGTCTTCTAAATAACCAGCAAACGTTGCGTATAAACCCTCAAGTCCTGTGGCATATTGAGCGCATGGTAGCAAAGAACTGGGGAAAAAGAGGACGCCACACTACTGTTCATGTAGTGTAAACAAATGTTCAGAAGGAAAGCGTATTCCTTTATGTCagctcaaagtcccctatttcttcagatacccagctcccattccTGGGTCTGATATTGCACTGTCTCGCATGCTGGGCAGTTGTTTACACCTGTACAGTGTGGCTGGCAAATGCTGCCATTCTGATGCGGTGGCATTTTACACCCCCACTGCACAGGTATAAAACCACTCCAAACGTGGCTGCAAAGATCACTTTCCTTGCTCGTTGCTTCCACTAAACCATGCTGCtctgtgtccccctcccctggcttgcctccttcaccccaaacaaacacacactactTGTCTTCATTTTTAAGGGCCTTTCTGGCCCACTCCTGCTCTCTCTAGGATCTCCCATACGCTATCAAGCTGTTGACCCCACTCTGCCAGTAATACCAGTTATCTTCATCCACTTTAAGCTTTTctaacaagcaccttcatgctctcTCACTGGCCACCTTCCACACGGAACGAGCGCCTCATCCACATCTGCAAAGCCACCTCATCCTCCTTCAAACTCACTTCTGCTGCAATGCCTACAAAATAAAACTCTACAGTTATTGTGCAGCTGCTGGGCAGAGACCCCTGCTTATGCTGACCAGTAAAGTCCGCTAACTTTTGCTCCCCTAGTCGGTTtgttgtatccatctgttgtcttataCTCTGATTGCaagctttctggggcagggaccatctttttgttctgtgtttatacagcacctagcacgatggGGCCCAAACCAGTACCTTGCTATAAATTGTAATGGTGTAAGGCCGTGGAGAAAGAGGCTATTGTCAAAGCCATAGCTGCAtcattagtgattttttttttctgtcaatcTTAAAATTCATTATTCCTTTAACAACCTAAAAATCCAATCACACAAGGCTGAAAACTAACTCTGTTACCCCCTTTAACAAAACCTGCACTgatttctctgttttcttttaccAAACTGATACAAAGCACCTTCCGATCATCAGACTAGGGAACTGATTGTAAAACAGAGCTTGGAGCTCTGCTGTGTTTTGCTCTTTGGATAAGAGTGGATGTCGAATGAACGCTGTTACAAAGGCGTGATACGGGAATACTGTGTCACCTATTACTTGGTCAGATGGGCTCCAGTCTCCTGTTGCCGTTCGTTGGTATGGCTGTGATGATGGAAACACCATTGTAGCATTTTTCAACAGTCCGCAAAGCTGGAGTTTGGGGGGGTTTTTGGTGCTTAACTATCAATAGATCTTCTGTCatttcatccctgatgtaacttttgtcttcagtggagttaagCCATGGATGAAATTAATCTATGATTATTACTGTAAAACTTAAAGAACAAGTCCCCATAAATGGAGAAGGTCTGATCTGCTCTTCTTAAAGAAGCATTTTTTCCCTGATTTGTTCTTTAACCCTGAACATTTCATAGGAGCTGCATCAATAGATCGTAGGGCTGCATTCTCATTTCATTTCCACTCTTGGCCCCCAACCTTGCCTGCTGCAAGTGTTCAGAACCAGGAAACTAAGCTGATCTTTAATGGGTGGGAATGAGAGGGGGTTGCTCCTACTAATTATTAGTAGAATGGGAATGAAAACTATTTTATGGGACAGTCAAGCTTCAGAATGTAAGAGGTCTGTTAACTTCCTTAATCCCTCCAAACATCAGGCTGGTCAGGAACTTCTCTTTCCTCAAACATTTAATGAGCTGGAGAAGCCTTAGCCAAGTGTCTGAAACAGCCATTTGTAGCTACTTGCTGTTCAGTGATCAGAATAGATTGCTCGGTCAGTCAGAGTGTAGTATTTGTTATGGAAATAAATTCCCCAGtggagaagtgctgagcagcttTTAAATCCACCACCAAAAAATCCATCCGGTAATAGAAACGAAGCAGTTTGCATGGGGCAGTACTATGTTTGTCTCATGCAGCTGTCCGCAAGTTGTTAATATTGCAATTATCCTTCATTGCAGATTCTTCCAGGACGTGGTTCCAGCCATCAGGAAGTGGAGGGAAGCAGGAATGAAAGTGTATATCTATTCTTCAGGGAGCGTGGAGGCCCAGAAGCTTCTATTTGGATACTCAACAGAAGGGGATATTCTAGAGGTAGATAAGATTATAGCCTTCTTTACAGCTTctccatctacaaaatgggggtGGTAGCTACCTTCCCGGAGCTGGGGTGAGGATACACTGGTTCGTGCTGGTGATGTGCTAACCATTAATATTCTTTGATGCTATAATAAGTTACAGAAAAATTAGAAGTGTAGGATGGGTGAAGAGAAAGTGGCTTTAGCTGCAGTTGTCAAGTCTGCTACAATTTCAGAGACTGCATTCCCATATTTGCTTTTTCAGTTGATACTGTGCATGGATATCAGCAAGAGCCTTTCCAGTGTGACGGTGTTAACACAACAGAAAGATCTCTTTCCTCTGCCCCGctcttaaaaagagagagaatcccCCCTAATTAAGCCACCTCTCCAGAAGAGCCTGGATACTCAGACAGACTCACTGAAAGCCAACCCCTAAGCACTGTGCAAAGCCTGTTTCCACATCAACACAGCTTGTAAATGGATGTCTTTAGCCATTTTTAAGGAAAGGTGCTGAGAAAGCTACGCAGCTAATGGGGCCACCCTGCTCTGGATGCTCTGTCTATTTGTTGTATCATTGAAAATGGCATGTATTCTCTGGCTTTCCCGTGATCAGAGCCTTGTTTGTTAAATTCCCCTCACTGCATTGGTAGGAACTCAGGATACTGATTAGGGTTCTGTAGTTCATTACCTGGGTTCTAGAATTAGTATCCTCCTAAAAAAGCAATGCTCTCTTCCATCTTTCAGCTCTTCGATGGCCACTTCGATACCAAAATAGGTCACAAGGTAGAGAGTGAGAGTTACAGGAGGATTGCGTCAAGCATCGGGTGTTCAACTAACAACGTTCTCTTCCTGACAGATGTCACTCGAGGTAGGAGGTCTGACTGGCTTTCCTGCTTTTCCCCACATTGCAGCCGAGGAGGGATGTGCTCTCTAACTGTACAGTGTTAAGCACTTACCACTGCCAGGGTTGGAATGTCTGCATGTCCGTTGCACTGCTCCTTTCTTAAACTTTCATCCCATCACGTAGCCTCGCTTGGTGTGTGGACTAGGGCAAGCATTTAacctggggcttgtctacatgaacttttggtttgtggcaagctggggtgtaaaggGAGTAGATCAAAGTAGGCTAGGGAACTGTTggtgcacagcagcagggtccacatggacgcTTACTGGGGGTAGATTTACACCTCAGCTTGCCACAAACTAGGTGTTCGTGTAGACAAACCCAGTCTATCACCTGGAGCCTAGCGCAGGCCACTAAAACTGGGTGCAAAGTAGTAAATCTGTGTCTATGTGCAATTGGCCAGTGTCTACAGGTGCTCAGCGTAAAACTAAGAATGAGGGTTACTGTATGCTGCTGTTACAAGCACCCTCCTCAGAAGACCCGATTCTCTGCTCTACACCATAGGCAATCAtcatctgtgcaaagtgggcgAGACCTCACCCATTGTGAGGTAGTAGAAAGTCAGGTCCAGAGAGCTTTTTCCCCAGACCTTTTTCTTTACATAAATATAGCATAGTTTCTAatgttataccagtgtaactcccaAGTAACTTGGTTCAGAACATATCCCTCAGTGTTACTCAAATGTAGCCCCAGATTAGGCCTCTAAGCAATGTATTCATTGTGGAACAAATGAGTAAATTTATTTGTCAGTATATCTATATTCCTTAATAAAGAAATGGAAACTTTATACTGGAAAACAAGCGGTGGAGGACAAGACAGAAATCCCAAAGGGAAACTTAACCCTAACATTAAGTAGTCTGATTTTGCActccccatttccccagcatTCGAGTTCGAGTTATCAATAAACTGAACTCCCACCTCATTTTTCTACCAGACTGCCACAGGGGAGAATATTATGGAGGAGTCTGGAATTAGGATGCTCTCCAGCTCCCCTTGCAGGGATTTACTTTCCTGCTGCTCTGGCTGAAGCCAAACTGGCCTGTGTTCTGGGCCAGTTTTTCCTTTAGAAACTTCCCCCCCATGTGAGAACACAACTACATTCAAATATATTGATGAGACAATGTTCCCTTGCCTCCTACAGTACCCTAGAGTTCTGCTCTTTTCACAGTAAGGCAACAGAGAactattaaaaagagaaaatcctggtaagacatgggaggtattTGTCTCACTcgactcagcactggtgaggctcaGATGGAGTAATGTTTCCAagtctgggtgccacacttcaggaaagatgtggataaattggagcgaatcagagaagagcaacaaaaatgaaaagaggCATAGAAAatctgacttatgaggaaaggttaagaaaACTGGTCAcaatttagtcttgagaaaattagactgaggggggacctgataagtcctCAAATGCGTTAAGgactgttacaaagaggactaGGATTACTTGTTTTCCCTGTCCAGCAAAGgaaggacaaaaagtaatgggtttaatctgcagcaagggaggtttaggggagatattaggaaaactaactatcagggtagttgAGCTCTGggacaggcttccaagggaggttgtggaatccccctcattggaggttttttgGAACAGGTAGAACGAACCTATCAGAgagggtctaggtttacttgcCCTGCCTCAGCAGAGGGGGCTAGATTTGATGACTTTGAGGTCCCTgccagccctacacttctataAAGTGTATGGAGACCCAGTTTGATTCCAGCCTCCAGACCCCTCATGCATTCTAAGATGCCTTCCAaaactggggaggcagaggggttgGAGGAGGCACATGTTGCCTTGCCCACCAATGTGAAACACCAAACTAACTGCATTGGCCTTCTTGTTTCCTAAACTCTGGTCTTTCCACAGAGgcaaatgctgcagaagaagcagaCATGCACGTGGCTGTGGTCCTGAGGCCAGGTAATGCAGGGCTAACAGACGATGAGAAGTCATATTACAGTCTCATCACGTCTTTCAATGAACTGTTCCTGCCTTCCTCCACTTAGGAGAACTTGTGCACATGCACAAAAGACCAAACTACACCCGCTGGAATTGTCCTTGTGTCATCTTTAATTATGTTGGTAATGAGAATTTTAGAAGATATGTACAGGATCCATGACCGTCTGCAGAAATTGATTTAAGTATTTTGGAGGGGATTTTTAATGCAGGGAAATTGAGGCCTGTCAAAGTCTGTTGGAGTTGTGAGTGGTGCGAGAAGCAGCATCCATGAAGCCTGTGTTTGATTAGCTTTCCTATCAGGGAATTTATTACTACAGGTTGACTGTTCTGCCAGCCAACCACCGGGTAATCTAGTTATGAAAGTCCATGTGACAACATTTGTCACTTAAAAACAAACTATTCTGTGAACAAAGAATTTCTCACACTCCCACAGACTTGACTCTTACAAGGAAATATGAACGTCCCCCTTCCAATAAGATCTGTAGCTCTCACGCTGGAAGTTAAATTAAGCGAAATTACTGTCTTAAGAGGTTAAGCTCTATATGTTCAGGATAGCCAAAGGTAAATGTCACATGTGGACCCATGAAGTTTGGAGGCTGCAGTTAGATCCGCCAAAGAGGAGGTTTAAATGTAAACCTGCTTATGATATTGGGCTAGGTACTGCAGGACCTGCTGCATGCTAGAGCCagatttccatttatttcagaaaCGTAGCACTCTTAGCAATAATCCTGAAACTTTCCTTAAGCAGCCAAGAAATGGTTTCACTAACTTGTAACTCAGCTCAGCTCTAAATAGACATTAGAAAAGATAGTTCATGGCTTTGGCACTACCTGCTGCACTTGATATCAATGAATGATTACAAAAATACAAACCATGTAACAGCACCACTTAACCTACGCCACTTTATACTATGTGGTAAATAAAAGTACAATTGTCTTCCGCCTAAAATTCCAGTATTTGCATTATCCCACCAGTGGCCAGCCTCTAGCATTGGTGGAAGGGTTTTCTTACCTGTAACCTGCTAGCTTTCCTTCAGTACTGCCACACCCTTCCCCATTGTTTCCTGCAGGCCATGTGAGCCTTCTCTTGGAGAGGAATTGGTGTGACACTCAAAACCTTCCTctgctttcagtgggagttctacaCATAGTaggagagcaggagcagcaagTTGGCTACCTGTTGTTAACAGCAGTCAACACAGGTGCAGCATAGGGCCTAAGGGTCTAATTCATCACTACCTTGCACTTGTTGTAGGTCCCTTGCACCTGTGGGTATAAAGCACTATCCAATCAGAATGGTAGTGTCTACAGCTGTGAAGAATGGGTGTAAAATAGCTTAGAGTGTGAGGCAGTGAAGAATGGCCTACAGGGAATCCTTTAACTCAAGGAACATCAAGTATTCCAGTAAAATGTACACAAACCCCAGCCTCTCTTGCTTGTGCAGAAAAGGTAGCGATGGATGCTACTGCATATTTGGACATGTGCTTGTCTTTGTCCCTCACCGTGCATGTTTTACCGGCACAACCGGACTGCTTCCGTTTTTTTGGCTAATGGTTTGAAACATGTCAAGTTTTACAACTTTATCTACTTAAACATGGTATGACAAAAGGACCCAGAAATCCTTACTTCTGCCCAGGTCGTCCTAACAGCCCGTGCACCCAAATTCATGAGCagaacaggaaggaaggaaggaatttttttcataGCGAATCTGTATAATTCACAGATTCCACCTTGTCCAGGATCCTTTCTGCCTGACTAGGATCGAAGAACGTGTCTCCACCTAGTCCGTGTgggggctgccccctgcaggggagagagagagacaattcTAATACCATGAGCCACAGCAGTGGAGGTTTAGTCTTCCCAGTGGTGGGGGTATTTGATTCTACCAGGATGTGCCCCctacagagaagggaaaaggtGCCATGTTCTGCCATCAGAGAAGTACAGAAAGCAGCTATTCACTCTCTACTGCCTCTCATGGGGACCCACTGAGCCAAAGCAGCTCCTGGAAAGAATAGGTACCTGGAGGTGGAACGGACTTGCTCTTTCCCAGAATGTACCAGATAGGGATCAGTTCCTGGAGTCTTCTAAGCATTCATGGGTGTGTAGAAGACAGCCTTCCTTCCCTGTGAGACGCATTCATCAGCAAAGAAACCAAGGGGAAGCTGTATAGGGTCAGGTTATGATTGGAGGGGAGAGGTGTAAACTTATCGCCCTGATGGTACTGTTACTACAGCCCCTgaagccaggagggggagggaaagtgaAGATCCTAGGGTCGCATGTTGGGATGAGAAGGTGCATTTCACCAGCTTTCGTACCAGTATTTCCCATGTGTAACTCTAGGAAGCGTTTGTGTGTAGATTACGATGCTCCTTCTAATCCAACCCCCGATTATTTTTAAATCTCGTTTTTAAGttaatcatgatttttgaatgtgtgAGTTTGGCAATACTGTGCCTGAGAACTAGAAAGTAAAACAGGCTCACCTGTTGTACTACCCCAACGTGGGCCCTGAGCCTGCATTCAGTTGGGCACGGAGGGCCCATTATGTCCAGGTAAGAGGATTTCCACAGGCTCTGCGCTAACAGAGCCAATAGCAGGACTGGGCCTTAAACAGAATGCCAAGATTAAGTCAACGTTATAAATGCTCAagtacatttgtaaagtgctgtggcAGGTCAGTGGTACTAGTAACACAGAGATGGTctctgcaaaaaaataaaatgcatcttGACAGCACATCCCTTTTAAACGGGGATGGCAGGTCCTTAGGGAAGTAGCTGCCCagttttaagagagagagagagagagacccagctAATCTGAATACAGCTGTGACCCACTACTTAGAGTGATCTTCGCCCTAAACCAAGCACACTGCAGAAATGTACCAGATTCACAATCCTTACTGCTACAGCCGTATCTGCATGACTGACTGGGCATTGGATTTAGGTAAAGTTGATGTGTACCATTGTATTTCAATGCAAAGTGAGTATCTGCTCACATCTTGTTCCATTTGTCATAATGAAACTGtgtatatgggggggggggagggaataaaactCATTCTTTCCATAAAAGTTTATTCAGTGATCATGTTTCAGTGTACATTAGTTATTGTTCAGCTGTACTGAAATGTACCATTAGAAATACTTTAAGAAATGTACAGTACATCACCAAAAGCCTGAAACTCAGCTTGGATTGCATATTGTTAGTGGAAAAAATTCacaaacttcattttttttctttgataaaatttcaaaatataaaatgataaaacaaaagcattatttgatttttaaaaagtcacagtgGCCTATTTACAGTAaacactttttaaacaaaagcttacTACTCTCTGCTCAATATGCACATGTGTGAGATTCTCCATTTATGTGTGTTCCTACCAGTCTCACCTTCCCTTGgcagtgaagaaaagaaaaagatatgtGGATTGGCTTTGTTATTTTGAGTCTTCTGCTAATGGGTGGTAAACCCACCACTACTTCATTTTAATGACCAACACCCACACATTCCCTTCGCTGGAAGTGTCCCACTAACTTTTTCTTATTCTTAGATAATTACTAACGGCCCAAATTCTGCAACCAGATGTAGACTCTccattcagtggagttactctggaattACACCAGGGTAACCAAGTCTAGAATTTGCCTCAAAATAATCGATTTcatagggctggttgaaaattttccatcaaaactgtttttcagtggaaaattgggttttttgtcaaaatgaaattgtTCACTGAGCGTGTCCTTCCTGCAGAAAATCTAGACTTTTCCCTCAAAAAACTAAACTCCCCAAAACCaaaccattctgatttggaaatGTTGGATTTTCAACCTGCTCTATAATTTGAgctgtatttattttacattatgaAAAGTCTCCTAGTTTTGGCCATTGAACCAAGATCATTGGTAGTTTAGCTCCGTCCCCTTTATGAATGGAATGAAAGCTCATCTGAGTTCTGCTGGGGTTTTTGTCAAGCCAGCTCTGCCTGTAGCTATTTCTTTACTATCCTGAACTTTTAAGGTGAATTCAGCCCCATGCAGAGGGCCAGAGCTAGGCCAGTCCACCATTTAAGTCACACTTAAGCCTGAGGACCCTGATCCTTCAATGAAGTTTGTACAGGTGGATTCCAGCTGCCATTAGCTTcaagggggctctgcagggatccAACCAATCAGAGTCCATTGCTGAATTAGGCACATAAGTAGGTAAGTTGAGGCAAAGGCCTCTgcaaagggtgaatttcaccattaGTGTATAAGCAGTAAAATAAACCTACATCCAGTAAAATCTGCCTGAATTTATGATGTTCTGATCATACATGAGCCAGAATCTTCACTCAGACTAAGTTCAGACAAGGTTCTCCTTGTCAGTGAGAAATAGTGAGAAAAGCAGCTTTCTAAATATTATACACAGTATTTTATGGAAGcactacaaataaaaaaaacaccctcttggtccctgctgggcagaagaaACGTTCACATTTTGACCTAGTGCTGTTTGTTCACGTGGGTCACAGCTGCTCAGACCATACCACATTGAGATGTAGCCCAGCCCCACCCATGCTGCTTTGGGATGCGTTTTCTAAATTCACTTTGGTGCAGGTGGGCTGCCTCAGTCCCACAACAAGGTGGGCATCTGCTGCCGAACACTGTCTGCTTCATTGTCTTTTTAGTTGTCTAGTTTTTCCTAAACCAGGCCTCACCTTTACCGGTTTGCCTATTCTTAAGCAAGGGCCAGTATGTTTGTGCTCTCTTCTTCCACTGATTGATTCTAAGTCCAGTTGCCATGAAACCAGCTGGTAATTCTTCCTCACTTCACAATCAAGTTACCCTTGTCCAACAACAAGGCAATAAAAACCAGTTGAAACCTGAGACAAGTGCAGTCTAGTGGTCTGATTGCAGGAGTAGGAGCCAGCAACGCCTGACTACTAACCCTGACTGACCTGTCACCCTGGAGAAGTCATCTCCCCAGccgtataatggggataatacgACCTACCTGACAGTGGCCTTGTGAGGATTAGGATATTTCTAAGATGAATGGGACAGGGGTTAAGGAGAGAGACCTCTCTAGCACAAACTTAGTAATCGGCCTTTCTTTACAAATACATTGGTGTTTTCAGATTTGGTCAGAAAGATCCTTGCGTTTTTGCTCTGCTCTTAAacagctgccctcagagccctTTGGCAATACGTCTGTGACTGTACATAGAAAATGAACTTgtcaaaaaaaaatgtaatgaggTCATGGGTTAAATCTCGTGACCATTCAAGCCCACCTGCCATGTAACGAGGGCAGGGTTACACCTGATCTGTTTG is a window encoding:
- the ENOPH1 gene encoding enolase-phosphatase E1, producing MVAFAVPAEVAVILLDIEGTTTPITYVKDTLFPYIRDNVKEYLRMHWEEEECQQDISLLRKQAEEDSNVDGVVPIPLETGSGEDEVEQVIQAVVDNVHWQMSLDRKTTALKQLQGHMWRAAYATGHMKGEFFQDVVPAIRKWREAGMKVYIYSSGSVEAQKLLFGYSTEGDILELFDGHFDTKIGHKVESESYRRIASSIGCSTNNVLFLTDVTREANAAEEADMHVAVVLRPGNAGLTDDEKSYYSLITSFNELFLPSST